The stretch of DNA CGTGCATGTCTTTGAAGACAAAGCGCAGGTCGGTCACTTCATCGACCGCACTCCTGATGAGTGAAAGGTGGCCCAGCAGCACCCGTTCAAGGTCCGACCCCACCGGGACATTGATTCTGGTTTCGAGGAGGCTGTCTGCATCATTCCGTGCGGTGAATGCATCCTTGCCGGCAGTGACCGCAGGGTTATAGGCCCAGGTGGAGTCGACGAGGACCGGGACGTCCGCCCCTTCTGCGGTGTCCCTCAGAGAGGTGACATCTTCAGGGCAGGGATTGATGACGAGGAGGCCCTTGGCGCCATTTCGGATGGCCTCTTCCGCTGCCTGCGTCCAGCCCTTACTTCCGTCGATGGCCACAAGGTCTGACTTGTCGGCACCGGCGGGGTGAAGTGACACGGGCAGGGATGCGATAACTTCCGGCACAGCGCCGGAGGCCTCTGCGGCCGGGGCGGCAGTGACGGTGAGTTGGGTTGTCATACTGTTACCTCTTCCTTGTTTGCTCCGAGTTCGCCCCGGGTCGCTTCCCGCACGGCGGCGGACGCTTTGTCAGCTACTTCCAGGGCGAACGTCAGGTCATGGATCAGGCCGTTGACATCGAGTGGGTGTGCCTTGCCCCGTGCCAGCTCTGCCAGGAACCGCCATTCTCCTTCGTATCCGTTGTAGGGGTACGGGCCGTACACCTGGGTTTCGGTACCCCGGCGTATGTGCGCGGTCGCCGAGCCTGCCTGCACGTAGGAGGGCGTGAAATCTATCCGTAGGGACGCGTCGTCCCCGATGGCCTCGAAATACCACTCCGGTTCCCAGCTCTGGGTGTTTACGCCGTACAACTGGACGCGGCGGTCTCCCACCCGAAGGTTGACCAGGTAACCCGAGGGGTGGGGGACGACGCAGGAGAGAACTTCGACGTCCGTGAAATCGGGACAGAAGGCCCTGACAAGGGGAAGATCATGGATGGCCAAACCCATGATGCCGCCCCGGACCATTCCTGCAGCCACTTCCGGGTCGGTGCGGTCCTGTTTGGGCCAGGTCGGCCGGGTGATGACCTCGGTGGCGAAATCTTCAAAACGCGCGTTCGGAGGCAGAACGATCGAGTAACGGATCGTGTGAGCGGCCTGGACCAGGTCACCCCAGTTCGCCTGCGCGGCCAGCCAGCCCGGATCGAAGGTATGCATGGCGCCGACGATGATCGGCACCCCGGTCTCCTTCGATACAGCAGCGATTTCCTCGGCCTCCTGCTGACTCATCGCAAAGGGCTTCTCGCACAGCACTGCCTGCTTCCCGGCGCGGCACGCTGCTATTACCTGCTCGGCGTGGAACTGGTGCGGGCTGCAGATCACCACTATCTGGACGTTCTCGTCGGCCAGGAGCTCGTCCATGCTCGTGGTCCAGTCGGCGCCGACGCGCCCCGCAACGGACTCAGCAACGGCAGGGTCAACGTCCATGATGCGTGCAACGTGAAACACGTCCCGCAGCCTCGCCAGGGTCGGGAGGTGGATGGCTTGGGTGACCGGTCCGGCCCCCAGGATTCCAACTCCCAAAGTTGAAGTACTCAAAATAGTTTCTCCATTCACGGGTCCCCGAATCGGCGCACGACAGACGGTGACGGTTCATGCCGGTACGCGTCAAAGTGGCGGCTGAATGCCGTTGACATGGAGGAGCCCATCTGCGGGCTGTCCTGCTCAACTGACTCGGGGGCGGGATTCATGTGTGGCTTGTGATGCTCACCGGCAGGGGCCGTGTCCGACTCCGTTGGTTTCGCGGTGTCGCAGAATCTGTGATCCAGGCGACATCTAAAAGGTATACCAGCATTTACCTTTAGTGCAATACTTGGATTCAAAGCATCCCCGACCAAAGGCAGGCCCCGACCCCATGACAGTGCAGCGCACCCCGCGGGGCCCGTACAAAAAGGGAATCGAACGCCGTCAGGAAATAGTGAAAGTCGCTGTGGAGGTCTTCGGCCAGTACGGATTCAAAGGGGGAACACTCCAGCAGGTAGGTGACAAGGTCGGACTCACGCCCGCAGCCATCATCAAACTGTTCGGAAGCAAAGAGAAACTCCTCATAGCCGTCCTTGAACACTGGGGTGTAGTCACAGGCGGCATCGTCGGGCCGGAAGCAACGGGATACCAGCGTCTGGACGGCTTCAAACGTCTCATGGCCTATCACGTCGAGCACCCCGGATTACTTGAGCTGTACACCACCATGGCCGCCGAGGCGACATCCGTGGAACATCCAGCACATGGGTTCATGACTGCCCGGTATCACGCCTCGCGGGAAGATATGAGGCGCCTTTTCAGCGATGCTGTGAACGAAGGGCGGTTCCGGCGAATGAACCAGGAGGAGATCACGCACGAGGCGGAATTCCTGCTCGCGATCATGGACGGACTCGAAATCCAGTTCCTGCTCAATCCAGCATTCGGCCTGCAGAAATCCTTCAGTGCCTTCCTGAACCGTCTCGATCAGAGGCTCAAACCTGACATGCCGCAGGGGGATCTGAAAGCCCAAATAGTCCAGAGCGAGAGGAAGTAGAGCCCGAGAAACTGCATACGGCCCCCAAGCAGCACCTGCTGTCACCGTCCTGCAAATTCAGAACCGCAAGGTGCAGAGCGAACAGGTATTGCCTGGAAAATCTTCAGCCCTGACGGGCCTTCACCCCCTATCATTTCTTATCCCGAGGAGACCTACTGTGCTTGCTCCCTATCCCGCAACCCATTTCCCCGAAAAAGCAACCGCGATCGTCACCGGGGCGGCCTCCCCGCGCGGCATTGGCCGCGCCACTGCACATAGACTCGCCCGAGACGGATGGGCCGTGGCCGTTTTTGATCTTGATCCCGGCGCCGCTGGCTCCGTCGCCCGGGAAATCCGTGAGGCTCACGGCGTCCAGGCGATTGGGCTGGGCGTGGACATAGCCGACGAAGAGCGGGTGCGGGCGGCGGTCCAGACCGTTCATGAACAGCTTCCGCAGCTTGTTGGGCTCGTCAATAACGCCGGAATCAGCTCCCCCGTACCGTTCCTGGAGGTCAGCAAGGCGGAGTGGAGCCGTGTGGTGGACGTCAACCTTAACGGGACCTTCCATGTGACGCGGGCGGCGGCGGAAATCATGGCCGCGAACAAGCTCGGGAGGATCGTGAATGTTGCCTCAGCCTCCGCCCAGCGCGGTGGCGGTGTTTACGGCCGGGCCGCCTACTCTGCCTCCAAAGCAGCTCTTCTCGGCATGGCCCGCACCCTGGCCCGGGAACTGGGTCCGCTGGGAATCACTGCCAATTCGGTTTCACCCGGTTCCATCGACACGGACATCATGGGTGGCAGGCTTACCGATGAGCGCAAATCGGTCCTACTCAAGGAACTCCCGGTCGGCAGGGTGGGAACGGTGGAGGACGTTGCCGGCGTAATCAATTTCCTCTTGGGCAGGGAGGCCGGCTACATCACGGGGGCCACCTATGACATCAACGGCGGCTCCCATATCGCCTGAACCCATGTCCCCTAACACCCGCGACTTGCGGGCGGCAGTAATCGGTCTTGGGCCGATGGGCGCACCCATCGCCAGGAACCTGCTCAAGGCCGGCTACCAGACCACCGTCTGGAACCGGTCAGAGGAGCCGCTGGAGGAATTCCGCGGAACCAAGGCCGTGATAGCCGGTGACCCCGCTGACATCCACGCGGAAGTCCTGCTTTCGGTCCTTCCCGATGTCGACCAGCTTCGTCAGGTCTTGTCACAAGGACCGAGACCGCTGGGACGTGCTCTGAACCCGGGAACCTACCTGCTGGTGATGAGCACGTCCTCGCCCTCTAAAGTCCGCCTACTCGCGGAGGACCTTTGTACCCAAGGAGTCGTGGTCATGGACGCCCCCATGAGCGGCGGCGACTCCGGTGCACGCGAAGGCAGCCTCAGCATCATGGTCGGAGGCTCTGAAGCCGACTTTGAATACGTCCGGCCTCTGTTGCTCGCCATCGGTTCAACAGTGCTGCACATGGGGCCGCTGGGATCAGGGAGCACAGCCAAATTGTGCAACCAGATCGTAGTGGCAGGGACCTTGGCCGCTCTTGCTGAAAGCTACGGTCTGGCCGCAAGGGCCGGGCTGGACCCTGCAGACTTAACAAAAGTGCTGCAAGGCGGGCTGGCGGACAGCGCCGTCCTCCGTCTGAAAAAGTCCAATATCCTGGGACGCGCTTATGTACCAGGAGGCAACGCCACCAACCAGCTGAAGGACCTTCGCTATGCTGCCGAATCGGCCGAGCAAGTAGGGACCACGCTACCGATAGCATCCGCAGCAACTGCCCTTTTCGCAGAAGTCGTCCAGCGGGGTGGCGGCCGTCTTGACCACTCAGTTATCTGCGAGCTGTTTCGCTCGCATGGTGTTCTCGATGAACAGGCGAGCTGAGGAACGGGACAGGCTCGACCAGCCGACGGGCTGACACAGGGCAGCGGTGGCTGTGTCAGGCCTCCGGCGGCGGAGCGCAACTGCCGCCAAGGACAAGGTTGCTGCGGAAAACCGCCGTTTGCGGTGGGCGTGAAGGGTCAGCGACCATCTCCAGGAGCACGCGCGCAGCTGTTGCTCCCATCTCAGGGATCGGTTGGCGCATCGCGGTAAGGGGCGGCCTCGTGAAACGTGCGGATTGTGTTCCGTCAAAGCTGACGATTGAGAGGTCTTGTGGGACGCGCAGGCCGAGCTCATCGCAGGCGTGCAGTACCCCGTGCGCCTGCGCGTCGGAGGTGACGAAGACGGCGGTAGGGCGGCCCCCTGGCTCGGTGGCTGCCCTCCCGCCACGCGCCAGCAGGGTATGCGCCGCTTCGGCTCCGCCCCGCGTAGAGAATTCGGCATGAGCCACCAAATGCGCGCCATTAGGAAACCCCATGCGGGCCTGCTGCTCGCTCCAACCGCGCATTCGCTCAGCACTTACGGGTATCGGCCGGGGGCCTGTGATGCATGCAATGACGCTGTGGCCCCAGCTCTGAAGATGCTCGACAGCATATGCCGAATCGAGGACGTTCTCGGAATGGACGCTCGAGACGCGCCTGCTCGTCTCAAGGCGGTCAATAACGACAACAGGCGGAACGTCGTCCTGCGCTTCACTTAGGCTGCGGAGCGCCCTGGACGAAGTGAGAATGATGCCGTCCACCCGGCGGTCGATGAGGGACCGCAGGTGGATGCGCTCGCGCGCCGCGTCGTCGTCAATGATGCCGATCGACAGGAGGTTGCCGGCCTCGAACAGTTTCCGCTCGATCGCGTCTGCCAGCTCCGCGAAGTAAGGATTTACCGGGCTGGGCATGAGCAGGCCGATAGATTTTGTGGATCCTCCACGGAGCGCGGAAGCGATCGCGTTAGGACGATAATCAAGGGCCTCAATGGCCGCCGCTACCCGCGCTCCTGCTTCCCGGGAAACCGGACGGGGACCCTTGTTGATCACGTAGCTGACCACCGAAGGGGAAACTCCCGCCATTCGGGCCACATCTGCCCTTGTAGCCATTTATCCTCCTGCTACCCGTCGCGTTCCTGTCCGGGGGTTCCGCATCAGCTCCGCTGGCTGTACTTAGCGCTCACGGTATCATCACCGCACTCTCTGCCCCGTCTCCGTGGACGCCAAAATGCCCAGTTCTGAACGTGTCGGGTACGAAGATTGGGCACCAAATCTGCCGACGGCAAAACTGCCGGCACGCACCCCGGTCTCAGTCGCCTGCCGAAGAGACAGTCCAGCTGAGAGCTCCGCCGCCAGTGCTCCGACGAAGGCATCTCCGGCGCCAGTTGTATCCATGACCGCTTCCACCTCCGGGGCCGGAACGTGACCGCTGCCAGACGTATCCGCCCAGCAGGCACCGGCCCCTCCCAAGGTGATAACAGCGGAACGAACAGTAGCCAGAAGGATGGTCAACGCCTGTTGTGCTGCGGCAGCTTCCGGAATCTGGAAACCCACCATCGCCTCCGCTTCGGATTGGTTTACGACAAGCGGGTCGCACAGGGACAAAGTCTCTTTCGCCACCGCACGGTAGGGGGCGAGGTTAAGGACAACTCTTGCCCCCACAGCTTCCGCTGCCTGCGCGGCCGCGTCGATAATTTCGCTCTTGACCTCACCTTGGAGTACCACTGCACCGGTGCCATTGGCGCCTCCACCCGCAATGGCACGCTTTACCCGGCCCGGATGGAGTGAAAAGTTCGCCCCGGGAACCACTGTGATGGAATTTTCTCCACTGTCGAACACCGAGACCAGGGCCAAGCCCGTCCGTGCGTGCGAAACGATTTCCACCGCGGTGGTGTCGACTCCTTCGGCGCGGAGCTCTCTTAAGAGGAGGGCGCCGTCATTGTCATCCCCGACGCATCCTACGAATCGGACTTCAGCCCCCATCTTCGCGGCAGCAACTGCCTGGTTGGCACCCTTGCCTCCGGGGTGCTTGATCATGTTTTTGGCCAGTACGGTCTCACCCGGTGCCGGCGGCGCCGCAACCTGAACAATGTAGTCCAGGTTGGCTGAACCGATAACAAGCACCTCTGCGCCTTCTTGCATGACTTACTTCTCCCCGCTGGTCGTTGAGAGACCCCCAAAGAACCGCTGTAGCGTGAACATCAATAAAGCAGGAACCAACGACAGCAGTACGGCACCGGCAAAGTTCTGGCCGAAGTCGGAGGTGTGCTCAGAGAACGTCTTTGCAAGTGCCACTGGCGCGACCTGGAGCCGGGAATCACTGACCACCAAGAGCGGCCAAAGATAGGCGGTCCACTGTCCCAAGAAGATCAACAGCGCGCTATTAGTCAGGGCCGCACCGCTGTTGGGCAAAAAGACCGACCAGAGAATGCGCGGTTCCGATGCCCCGTCCAGTTTCGCGGCCTCGCGCAAGGACTCCGGGATGCCAAGGAAGAACTGCCGAAGATTAAAGATTGCCAGCCCGTTGCCGATACCGGGCAGGATCAACCCGGCCATGGTGTTGGCAAGGTTCCATTCCGTGAACTGTTGTGAAAGCGGAATCGCGATCGCTTCGAACGGGACCATGAAACTGATCACGACGAATGCGAAGATGAACGATCTCCCGGGAAAACGCAGGACAGCCAGAGCGTAGGAGGCAAGAACGCTTACTCCGACACCAAGCACAACCGTTCCGAGGCAGACAGCAGCGGAATTGAGCAGGGCCTGGCCGAATTCACCTCTCAGGAGCTCCGCGTAATTGTTAAGCGAGACTTGGCTCGGCACCAGGATCCGCCAGGAAAGCGGGTAGAGCGAGCCGAAGATTTCCTCACTCGGACGCAGGGAACCGATCAGGATCCAAACGGCAGGCAGGATGAAAATCATGCCGAGTATGACGGCGACGGCAGTCATCCAGGGGTTCTTCCGCTCACTCCGGGTTTTCCGGAGGCCGACAAAGGGACGCCTAGGGGACTGCGCCGTCAGAACCGGAGCCGCTTCCACAGCGTTTGAGTTCATTTCGAGCTCCTAGAGGATGCCTCTTCGCGCAGGAGCCGGAACTGGAGGGCCACGAAGAACAGCATGATGAGTGTAAGGACAATGATTTCGGCGGCCCCGAGGTTGCGGCTGCCGTAACCGTAGCTAGTGCGGTATGCGTCGAACATGAGCAGCGTAGTGCTGCTCTGGGGGCCGCCGCTGGTGAGCAGCTGAACGGGAACAAAGAGAACGAAGTTCGCCGCAGTGTTGGCGACCAGCACGAACAGCAGCGGCCGTTTGAGCAATGGAAGGGTGATCGAGAAGAACGTGCGTATTGGTCCTGCCCTGTCGATGCGCGCCGCTTCATAGTATTGACCCGGGACGGCTTCAAGGCCAGCAATCAGGAAGATCATCCAGTAGCCGATACCGATCCAGGAGGCGACCAGAATGATTGATGCCAGCGCCTGGTCCGGAGAGGTGAAAAAGGGCTGCGGGTTGCCTCCCAAGGCCGAAATAATGGCGTTGATGGGTCCTTCAGGTCGCAGCGCGACGCCCCAGGCGATGCTCGAACCCACGATGGGAATGGTGGCCGGGATAAAGATAAGCGTGCGCCAGAGTCCGCGGAAGGCAATCCGCTGGGTCATCACCACGGCGATGAGCAGTGCGAGTCCCAGCTGCAGCGGATTGATGATGACGTTGAACACCATTGTCCGCACGAAAGTGTCGATAAAAGCCGGATTCGTGAAGAGATCCTGGTAGTTGTCCAAACCGCTGAAGCGCGGCTTTTGCACGCCTCCCGGCAACCCCTTGTAGAGGCTGGAAACAAACGC from Pseudarthrobacter siccitolerans encodes:
- a CDS encoding ribokinase — encoded protein: MQEGAEVLVIGSANLDYIVQVAAPPAPGETVLAKNMIKHPGGKGANQAVAAAKMGAEVRFVGCVGDDNDGALLLRELRAEGVDTTAVEIVSHARTGLALVSVFDSGENSITVVPGANFSLHPGRVKRAIAGGGANGTGAVVLQGEVKSEIIDAAAQAAEAVGARVVLNLAPYRAVAKETLSLCDPLVVNQSEAEAMVGFQIPEAAAAQQALTILLATVRSAVITLGGAGACWADTSGSGHVPAPEVEAVMDTTGAGDAFVGALAAELSAGLSLRQATETGVRAGSFAVGRFGAQSSYPTRSELGILASTETGQRVR
- a CDS encoding carbohydrate ABC transporter permease: MNRVKMSDRSSVTGQSIGPQQGRGPAAKPLDRARPGMRTRGRWLHGQRAEAMWALIFLAPALIAIFAMRVAPGVGAFVSSLYKGLPGGVQKPRFSGLDNYQDLFTNPAFIDTFVRTMVFNVIINPLQLGLALLIAVVMTQRIAFRGLWRTLIFIPATIPIVGSSIAWGVALRPEGPINAIISALGGNPQPFFTSPDQALASIILVASWIGIGYWMIFLIAGLEAVPGQYYEAARIDRAGPIRTFFSITLPLLKRPLLFVLVANTAANFVLFVPVQLLTSGGPQSSTTLLMFDAYRTSYGYGSRNLGAAEIIVLTLIMLFFVALQFRLLREEASSRSSK
- a CDS encoding carbohydrate ABC transporter permease, which encodes MTAVAVILGMIFILPAVWILIGSLRPSEEIFGSLYPLSWRILVPSQVSLNNYAELLRGEFGQALLNSAAVCLGTVVLGVGVSVLASYALAVLRFPGRSFIFAFVVISFMVPFEAIAIPLSQQFTEWNLANTMAGLILPGIGNGLAIFNLRQFFLGIPESLREAAKLDGASEPRILWSVFLPNSGAALTNSALLIFLGQWTAYLWPLLVVSDSRLQVAPVALAKTFSEHTSDFGQNFAGAVLLSLVPALLMFTLQRFFGGLSTTSGEK
- a CDS encoding SDR family NAD(P)-dependent oxidoreductase, with amino-acid sequence MLAPYPATHFPEKATAIVTGAASPRGIGRATAHRLARDGWAVAVFDLDPGAAGSVAREIREAHGVQAIGLGVDIADEERVRAAVQTVHEQLPQLVGLVNNAGISSPVPFLEVSKAEWSRVVDVNLNGTFHVTRAAAEIMAANKLGRIVNVASASAQRGGGVYGRAAYSASKAALLGMARTLARELGPLGITANSVSPGSIDTDIMGGRLTDERKSVLLKELPVGRVGTVEDVAGVINFLLGREAGYITGATYDINGGSHIA
- a CDS encoding Gfo/Idh/MocA family protein, whose amino-acid sequence is MNGETILSTSTLGVGILGAGPVTQAIHLPTLARLRDVFHVARIMDVDPAVAESVAGRVGADWTTSMDELLADENVQIVVICSPHQFHAEQVIAACRAGKQAVLCEKPFAMSQQEAEEIAAVSKETGVPIIVGAMHTFDPGWLAAQANWGDLVQAAHTIRYSIVLPPNARFEDFATEVITRPTWPKQDRTDPEVAAGMVRGGIMGLAIHDLPLVRAFCPDFTDVEVLSCVVPHPSGYLVNLRVGDRRVQLYGVNTQSWEPEWYFEAIGDDASLRIDFTPSYVQAGSATAHIRRGTETQVYGPYPYNGYEGEWRFLAELARGKAHPLDVNGLIHDLTFALEVADKASAAVREATRGELGANKEEVTV
- a CDS encoding LacI family DNA-binding transcriptional regulator; translation: MATRADVARMAGVSPSVVSYVINKGPRPVSREAGARVAAAIEALDYRPNAIASALRGGSTKSIGLLMPSPVNPYFAELADAIERKLFEAGNLLSIGIIDDDAARERIHLRSLIDRRVDGIILTSSRALRSLSEAQDDVPPVVVIDRLETSRRVSSVHSENVLDSAYAVEHLQSWGHSVIACITGPRPIPVSAERMRGWSEQQARMGFPNGAHLVAHAEFSTRGGAEAAHTLLARGGRAATEPGGRPTAVFVTSDAQAHGVLHACDELGLRVPQDLSIVSFDGTQSARFTRPPLTAMRQPIPEMGATAARVLLEMVADPSRPPQTAVFRSNLVLGGSCAPPPEA
- a CDS encoding NAD(P)-dependent oxidoreductase, encoding MSPNTRDLRAAVIGLGPMGAPIARNLLKAGYQTTVWNRSEEPLEEFRGTKAVIAGDPADIHAEVLLSVLPDVDQLRQVLSQGPRPLGRALNPGTYLLVMSTSSPSKVRLLAEDLCTQGVVVMDAPMSGGDSGAREGSLSIMVGGSEADFEYVRPLLLAIGSTVLHMGPLGSGSTAKLCNQIVVAGTLAALAESYGLAARAGLDPADLTKVLQGGLADSAVLRLKKSNILGRAYVPGGNATNQLKDLRYAAESAEQVGTTLPIASAATALFAEVVQRGGGRLDHSVICELFRSHGVLDEQAS
- a CDS encoding TetR/AcrR family transcriptional regulator; its protein translation is MTVQRTPRGPYKKGIERRQEIVKVAVEVFGQYGFKGGTLQQVGDKVGLTPAAIIKLFGSKEKLLIAVLEHWGVVTGGIVGPEATGYQRLDGFKRLMAYHVEHPGLLELYTTMAAEATSVEHPAHGFMTARYHASREDMRRLFSDAVNEGRFRRMNQEEITHEAEFLLAIMDGLEIQFLLNPAFGLQKSFSAFLNRLDQRLKPDMPQGDLKAQIVQSERK